Proteins found in one Podarcis muralis chromosome 5, rPodMur119.hap1.1, whole genome shotgun sequence genomic segment:
- the LOC114599450 gene encoding uncharacterized protein LOC114599450, translated as MAGRRGLLKRKPKFTLQEIDVLMNEVLRYEQLLFGAATVNAYEKQKIWWRITHKINAAGRNQRDIGEVKNRWRGLRRRANDKIARHRLLQRQAQAGGRPRLAHLSGSSSSEPHSSPELGPEWASPGVRPSDAPPSPAAMEVVALQGVKEEPEKEEPVDVKSELSHSLPTKAIHQHGSQGAETQLLRSSAHAPNDPCEGWRRSPSNSSQTELSEALGSDYASITFDHKSPPPGHLSDIGDMVAPETVPIQEGLSESNRLSLAERRIVQSNEQLAQEVRAFRQEYAESHRETASILHSIAEALSGVCSSLSEIRDLYLRQQVVPKQ; from the exons ATGGCCGGGCGCCGCGGGCTGCTGAAGCGCAAGCCCAAATTCACGCTGCAGGAGATCGACGTGCTGATGAACGAGGTGCTCCGCTACGAGCAGCTGCTCTTCGGCGCCGCCACCGTCAACGCCTACGAGAAGCAGAAGATCTGGTGGCGCATCACCCACAAGATCAACGCGGCCGGGCGCAACCAACGCGACATCGGCGAGGTCAAGAACCGCTGGCGGGGACTGCGGCGCCGCGCCAACGACAAGATCGCCCGGCACCGCCTCCTGCAGCGCCAGGCGCAGGCCGGGGGGCGACCCCGCCTCGCCCACCTCTCcggtagcagcagcagcgagcCCCACAGCTCACCGGAGCTCGGCCCCGAGTGGGCCTCGCCCGGCGTGCGCCCCTCAGATGCGCCGCCGTCGCCTGCCGCTATGGAGGTTGTGGCTCTTCAGG GTGTGAAGGAGGAGCCAGAGAAGGAAGAACCAGTAGATGTGAAGTCAGAGCTATCCCACTCCCTTCCCACTAAGGCCATCCACCAGCATGGGAGCCAGGGGGCTGAGACGCAGCTGCTCAGGAGCTCTGCCCATGCCCCCAATGATCCGTGTGAGGGCTGGAGGAGAAGCCCCTCAAATTCCTCACAGACTGAGCTCTCAGAGGCCCTGGGTTCGGATTATGCAAGCATCACATTTGACCACAAGTCACCACCACCTGGGCACCTAAGCGACATAGGAGATATGGTTGCTCCTGAGACTGTGCCGATTCAGGAAGGGCTGTCAGAAAGCAACCGCCTGAGCCTAGCAGAGAGGCGGATTGTCCAGTCAAATGAGCAGCTGGCACAGGAGGTGCGTGCCTTCCGGCAGGAATATGCTGAGAGCCACAGGGAGACGGCCTCCATCTTGCACAGCATTGCTGAAGCCCTGAGTGGCGTCTGCAGCAGCCTGTCCGAGATCCGGGACCTCTACCTCCGCCAGCAGGTGGTACCCAAGCAATGA